From the Octopus sinensis unplaced genomic scaffold, ASM634580v1 Contig11667, whole genome shotgun sequence genome, the window TCTCTGACGACCTACGCTACCTTGGGGTAACGATCGGGGCTGACGGATCGTTCCTTAAGTTCGTGGAATCTAGAAGAAGGAAATGTTCCGGGATCCTGAGAAGCCTTATACGCTTCCATCTCTCCCCAGACACCTTTCTCTTCATCTATAAGGCGACTGTAGAACCAGTCCTTATCTATGGACATGAAGGTTGGTACCCTACAGACGAGAGAAATCGCATAATCACCAAACTGGAGAAAACAAGGCGCTTTGCGATTAAACTGGCGTATAAGCTACGGCTTGATCAGGATCTCCCCAGAGAGCTAGACGAACAAACTCAAAGCATTCGGCAAGTCCTCTGCTCATTGCAAAGGGCATGAGAAGTGAAAAGGAAGCAAGGAGGAGGCTTTCGGGGTCTCGATTTTAATAAAACCTTTTCATATAACTCTTCTCTTTCGGTTGCTAAGTCAATAAAATCTGTTCGTTCGTTCGAAAAGTACCAAAATTGACTCAAgttattaagttttttttataaataagtaaattattttaaataaataatcaaaataaatatataaattgtctgtaattatacaatttttatgtttaaaaaaattagttcCCTAAATTTAATAATGCGCGTAATTCTTGCGGTAATGTGTTTTGATCTGAAGATAGTTTTTCTCACTGATTACACTCGCTTTATCTTTATGCTCCTCGGAACCAATCATCATCGAGCTTAAGTGTTCTGATGGCATTCCTCAAATTCGACAATTTCAACTGAGTTTCCCATTTCAGTATTAGGAGTTTTTAAAGATGTTTAGATTAGGGTTTAATAGCGACATTTATTGCTCGAAGGTCAAGAACCAGGTTGGACTTGGTAAAATTCATGCAGCgccaatttattttttaatttttgtttgcgTTGTTTGCTTTGTATATTGCATGACTGTTATTCAAATATTATGTATCTTTCCGCACTTAGATAAAACGATAATTCTCAAAAAATTGGTATTTAAACTAACTCACAAATACTAGGATATGTTCATTTCATTTGCTTGCTCATTATTGTGTCTCCTTGCAAGTATCCGGTGGAGCAAACATATTATCGATCTCCGACACTCTTTAGACCTTCGTCAAATCACTTTTTGCTCGATTCGTGATCACAAATGTGTCTTTATTGAGAGACCAAAACTCATAATCATATCTGTTTCTGaggttttaatttttgttaacaTAAATCAGGTTTTTTCTTATATTCAAATTTTTCTATGGATCATCTCTTTTTCGTCGAACATAACAAAGAAAGCTTAATCTCCATAATCACTtgagaaaatacatttttaaaataataatcattaatcGACTACCACTAAGATTCTTTAAGTTCAAATTAATTCGATGATTTGGCTCGTCATTTCATAAAGTACAGTGAATAGCAATTAAATCAATTTGTTAGCAACTATAAGTCGGTCTATGAATATCAGAGCTTATTATTAACCCTTCTCATGTAATAGAACCTTTTTAAGACATGATTCATACATTATAGAGAATCAATATTATTAAGGAAAGTCTTACATCACTCATGAATAAGGGGTTATCTAGTCTTTAAAATTCGTATGCCAAtccaaatatattataaataaacgtatggaaatattttacagactatcaaaaacaaaaaactaattaAGAGAATCTATAGCTTAAAGAACCAACACAAATTCGACATAATAGCATCTCCCTTTCGTGCACTTTTACAAAGACCATCAGGATCTTTTGTTTCTTATGGGAAATTGTTATGTAAACTAATTTAACTTCCTTTAGGTCGTGTAATTTGTATACTTGAATCTGTAAGTTAAAGGTTGGTATCTTTTGAGACGAATATAGGTATTGATGGTATGTCACCAAATTAACAATCTTTCACTACTTTGAAATTTAATTAgagttttttcttcatatttaaaaAGAGCATTGAAAAGttcaaggaaaaaaataatattaaaaataattaaaattttttaagagCATCGAATCTTTTGGTAAGGTCATCAAAGTCAAAGTCGGCATTAGAGTCAGTGTTACCATATCCAGGACATTCAGTTCTGTTTTCAGCACCACCAGTATTATCAATATCGTCTGCTTTATCATCAAAATTTTGTTCAGAATTGGTCAAGAAAGGAGTATTAAGTATGTCGAACCCAATGCTGGGATGTGAAATATTCGAAAGCGCAATTTCCGGGTTAGGTTCGTAGGGGATATTGGCAGCTTTGGCTATTTCCACCAGGTAACTTTCGACAACCCGCTTATCAGGGACTCTGTAAGTAAGGTTCCTGACGAGGACGGGGTTAACGTTTTTAACAGAGTTAGCAgcacaaattttaacaaattCTCCTCCATATTTTTTggtcaaaatggaaaatattttgttcagTTCAGGCACATCGCATGCCAAATAATTCTTAGCCCAGATGACACTGGCAACTGCCTCCTCCAAAGGGGGAGGAACAGTCTTGGACTCCCTTAACACACCCAGCCGAGAGAGAATTAGGTCACAATAGAGCTCGGTCATTTCCATTGACTCTATGAGGTAGTCTTCCCTCAAAATGGACTCGACGCGAATTCTTGCTCGATTTGTTTTCCCATTTTTCAAAAGTTCGGCAATTTCTAGTCTCGATCGTGTGGAAAGTTCAGTTTTCTTAATTTGCAGATTTTTTAAACGAGTTATTGATAATTGGAGAGATACTGTTAAAGATTCCAACCGCATTCCTGACCAACAAGTAAacaagaaatttatttttttaaaagatattgaTTAAAATGTAcaaacttaaaaaaataatataataattttacgtATTTTATTAGAATTTAGTATAGGGattcaatgtttatttatattggagTTACAGGGaaatttaaacatataaaatacGAGAATTTTATAAAAGTGAGAATTATTAATCCAAAACGGTGTTATTGCGGACACCAATTTTATAGAGAACTCTGTTAACAAAATAGCGATCACCAATGTCCATTGGATGTGGCTTCACTTCTATCAAGACAACATCCCCGATTTTGCAAACAGA encodes:
- the LOC115229069 gene encoding IST1 homolog, translating into MRLESLTVSLQLSITRLKNLQIKKTELSTRSRLEIAELLKNGKTNRARIRVESILREDYLIESMEMTELYCDLILSRLGVLRESKTVPPPLEEAVASVIWAKNYLACDVPELNKIFSILTKKYGGEFVKICAANSVKNVNPVLVRNLTYRVPDKRVVESYLVEIAKAANIPYEPNPEIALSNISHPSIGFDILNTPFLTNSEQNFDDKADDIDNTGGAENRTECPGYGNTDSNADFDFDDLTKRFDALKKF